The Pyrus communis chromosome 2, drPyrComm1.1, whole genome shotgun sequence genome includes a window with the following:
- the LOC137725045 gene encoding protein PELPK2-like produces MDTYNHCFLSAVLFIVLFSSSIHVSVAAHNLLQTTTAPSLPQPASTLPPFPPLPTFPQPTLPNIPNNLPSLPMPTGGGSTQTQLPPLPNFPTTSFPNIPKVTLPPLPNFPSSQGTGPYCHVIGWVPIGPA; encoded by the exons ATGGACACTTACAATCACTGCTTCTTATCTGCTGTCTTGTTCATTGTCCTGTTTTCTTCAAGCATCCATGTCTCCGTAGCGGCTCACAATCTTCTCCAGACGACAACTGCACCGTCTTTGCCTCAACCTGCTTCAACACTACCACCTTTCCCTCCCCTGCCAACATTCCCACAACCCACATTGCCAAACATACCAAACAACCTACCATCTCTACCTATGCCCACAGGCGGCGGCTCTACACAGACACAGCTGCCTCCACTTCCCAATTTCCCTACTACGTCATTCCCAAATATCCCTAAGGTTACACTGCCTCCACTGCCAAATTTTCCCTCG agccaggggacgggcccgtactgccacgtgattgggtgggtccccattggccccgcgtga
- the LOC137726767 gene encoding root phototropism protein 3-like gives MWDSETESVGGRDYKNGVLCSSKHNVKTDGFELKGNSWYVASDIPSDLLVQVGDVNFHLHKYPLLSRSGKINRVIYELRNPDLSKMCLDDLPGGPQAFELAAKFCYGIAVDLTAANISGLRCAAEYLEMTEDLEEGNLIFKTEAFLSYVVLSSWRDSIVVLKSCEKLSPWAENLQIVRRCSESIAWKACANPKGIRWAYTGKPTKVASPNWGDMKDSSPSRSQQVPPDWWFEDVSILTIDHFVRVITAIKVKGMRFELIGAAMMHYASKWLPGLINEGTGTADEGSNSSNSTSNSSGSWKGGLHMILAGNKDESSRVQAKDQRMIIESLISIIPPQKDSVSCSFLLQLLRMANMLKVAPALVTELEKRVGMQFEQATLADLLIPSYNKCETMYDVDLVQRLLEHFLVQEQTEISSPSQQSFPGKHYDDLQRSTGPNAKMRVARLVDSYLTEVSRDRSLSLTKFQVLAEALPESARICDDGLYRAVDSYLKAHPTLSEHERKRLCRVMDCQKLSVDACMHAAQNERLPLRVVVQVLFCEQVKISNALATSSLKEAVDSQYQPMVSNRKTLLEGTPQSFQEGWAAAKKDINTVKFELESVKAKHLELQHDMENLQRQFDKMSKNKQTSAWSSGWKKLSKQLTKNTNLENQNIGPEHTTAADQQTRKTPRKWRNSIS, from the exons ATGTGGGATTCTGAGACTGAGTCGGTTGGAGGGAGAGATTACAAGAATGGAGTTCTCTGTTCATCCAAGCACAATGTTAAGACTGATGGCTTTGAGCTCAAAGGCAACTCTTG GTATGTAGCAAGTGATATCCCAAGCGACCTGCTAGTTCAAGTTGGGGATGTAAATTTTCACTTGCACAAG TATCCCCTGCTTTCAAGGAGTGGAAAGATCAACAGAGTCATATATGAATTACGCAACCCGGACCTGAGTAAGATGTGTTTGGATGATCTTCCTGGTGGACCACAGGCCTTCGAGCTAGCTGCGAAATTCTGCTATGGAATTGCTGTGGATCTAACAGCAGCAAATATTTCAGGCTTGAGATGTGCTGCAGAGTACCTTGAAATGACAGAGGACTTGGAAGAAGGCAACCTTATCTTCAAAACTGAGGCTTTTCTTAGCTATGTGGTTTTATCCTCATGGAGAGACTCCATTGTGGTGTTGAAAAGCTGTGAGAAGCTGTCACCGTGGGCTGAAAATCTTCAAATTGTCCGAAGATGCAGCGAGTCTATTGCTTGGAAAGCTTGTGCCAATCCAAAAGGGATAAGATGGGCATACACTGGAAAGCCAACAAAAGTTGCTAGCCCAAACTGGGGTGACATGAAGGACTCAAGTCCAAGTAGAAGCCAGCAGGTCCCTCCTGATTGGTGGTTTGAAGATGTTTCGATTCTAACGATCGATCATTTTGTCAGAGTTATTACCGCAATTAAGGTAAAGGGGATGAGATTTGAACTGATTGGAGCTGCAATGATGCATTACGCATCTAAGTGGCTTCCAGGTTTGATCAACGAAGGCACAGGTACAGCTGATGAAGGAAGCAACAGCAGCAATAGTACAAGTAATAGTAGCGGTAGTTGGAAAGGTGGACTTCATATGATTCTGGCAGGAAATAAAGATGAGTCTTCAAGGGTTCAGGCCAAAGATCAACGGATGATCATTGAGAGCCTTATCAGCATAATCCCACCACAGAAGGATAGTGTCTCGTGCAGCTTCCTTCTTCAGCTTTTGAGAATGGCAAACATGCTGAAAGTAGCACCTGCTTTGGTTACTGAGTTGGAAAAACGGGTGGGAATGCAGTTCGAACAGGCTACTTTGGCGGATCTTCTTATTCCTTCTTACAATAAATGTGAAACTATGTACGACGTGGATCTTGTTCAAAGGCTTCTGGAGCACTTTCTGGTTCAAGAACAGACGGAAATTTCAAGTCCAAGCCAACAATCTTTCCCTGGGAAGCACTATGATGACCTTCAAAGGTCTACTGGTCCAAATGCTAAGATGAGGGTAGCTAGGCTTGTTGATAGTTATCTTACAGAGGTGTCCAGAGATAGAAGCCTCTCCCTAACAAAGTTTCAGGTACTGGCAGAAGCTTTGCCCGAGTCTGCAAGGATCTGCGATGATGGACTTTATAGAGCAGTTGATTCCTATCTTAAG GCCCATCCAACACTTTCTGAGCACGAAAGGAAGAGGCTTTGCCGGGTGATGGATTGCCAAAAGCTATCAGTTGATGCCTGCATGCATGCTGCCCAAAACGAAAGACTCCCATTGAGAGTGGTAGTGCAGGTCCTTTTCTGTGAACAAGTTAAAATAAGCAATGCATTAGCCACAAGCTCCCTCAAAGAAGCTGTAGACTCTCAGTATCAGCCAATGGTTTCGAATCGAAAAACACTACTCGAAGGGACCCCGCAGTCGTTCCAAGAAGGATGGGCTGCCGCCAAAAAAGACATTAACACGGTTAAATTCGAACTGGAGAGTGTGAAAGCCAAGCACCTAGAGCTCCAGCATGACATGGAGAATTTGCAGAGACAGTTTGATAAGATGTCAAAGAATAAACAGACATCGGCATGGAGCAGTGGGTGGAAGAAACTAAGCAAACAACTCACAAAGAACACAAATTTAGAAAACCAGAACATCGGGCCGGAGCACACAACGGCTGCAGATCAGCAGACTAGAAAGACACCTAGGAAGTGGAGAAATTCCATCTCCTGA